One stretch of Mustelus asterias unplaced genomic scaffold, sMusAst1.hap1.1 HAP1_SCAFFOLD_2751, whole genome shotgun sequence DNA includes these proteins:
- the LOC144489994 gene encoding protein spinster homolog 1-like, with protein MLSIFYFAIPVGSGLGYIVASKVADLSGDWHWALRVTPGLGLVAVLLLVFVVKEPQRGVLERGSERELVYTSWLADVKDLCSNYSFILSSLGFTAVAFVTGTLALWAPTYLFRAQVVQGTMHPCTKATCNSLD; from the exons CGGTCTGGGGTACATTGTTGCTTCGAAAGTGGCGGATCTGTCAGGCGATTGGCACTGGGCTCTGAGG GTGACTCCGGGTCTGGGCCTAGTGGCCGTGTTGCTCCTGGTTTTCGTAGTTAAAGAGCCACAAAGAGGAGTTTTGGAGCGTGGCTCAGAGCGAGAACTCGTCTACACATCCTGGCTTGCCGATGTGAAGGATCTCTGCTCCAA ttatAGCTTCATTCTATCGTCTTTGGGATTCACAGCTGTGGCCTTTGTCACGGGCACTCTGGCACTGTGGGCACCGACCTACTTGTTCCGTGCCCAGGTGGTTCAGGGAACAATGCACCCTTGCACCAAGGCAACCTGCAACTCTCTGGACAG